A genomic region of Camelus ferus isolate YT-003-E chromosome 11, BCGSAC_Cfer_1.0, whole genome shotgun sequence contains the following coding sequences:
- the INA gene encoding alpha-internexin — translation MSFGSEHYLCAGSSYRKVFGDGSRLSSRLSGAGGPGSFRSQSLSRGNVASSAACSSVSSLGLGLAYRRSPASDGLDLSQAAARTNEYKIIRTNEKEQLQGLNDRFAVFIEKVHQLETQNRALEAELAALRQRHAEPSRVGELFQRELRDLRAQLEEASSARAQALLERDGLAEEVQRLRARCEEESRGREGAERALKAQQRDVDGATLARLDLEKKVESLLDELAFVRQVHDEEVAELLATLQASSQAAAEVDVAVAKPDLSSALREIRAQYESLAAKNLQSAEEWYKSKFANLNEQAARSTEAIRASREEIHEYRRQLQARTIEIEGLRGANESLERQILELEERHSAEVASYQDNIGQLENDLRNTKSEMARHLREYQDLLNVKMALDIEIAAYRKLLEGEETRFSTSGLSISGLNPLPNPSYLLPPRILSSTTSKISSTGLSLKKEEEEEEASKVASKKTSQIGESFEEILEETIISTKKTEKSNIEESTISSQKI, via the exons ATGAGTTTCGGCTCCGAACACTATCTCTGCGCCGGCTCCTCCTACCGCAAGGTGTTCGGAGACGGCTCGCGCCTGTCTTCGCGCCTCTCTGGGGCTGGCGGCCCGGGTAGCTTCCGTTCGCAGTCGCTGTCCCGCGGCAATGTGGCCTCCTCGGCCGCCTGCTCCTCGGTCTCGTCGCTTGGCCTGGGCCTGGCCTACCGCCGGTCTCCGGCGTCCGACGGGCTGGACCTGAGTCAGGCGGCGGCGCGCACCAACGAGTACAAGATCATCCGCACCAACGAGAAGGAGCAGCTGCAGGGCCTCAACGACCGCTTCGCCGTGTTCATCGAGAAGGTGCACCAGCTGGAGACGCAGAACCGTGCGCTCGAAGCCGAGCTGGCCGCGCTGCGGCAGCGCCACGCCGAGCCGTCGCGCGTCGGCGAGCTCTTCCAGCGCGAGTTGCGCGATCTGCGCGCGCAGCTGGAGGAAGCGAGCTCGGCGCGCGCGCAGGCCCTGCTGGAGCGCGACGGGCTGGCCGAGGAGGTGCAGCGGCTTCGGGCGCGCTGCGAAGAGGAGAGCCGCGGGCGGGAAGGCGCGGAGCGCGCCCTGAAGGCGCAGCAGCGCGACGTGGACGGCGCCACTCTGGCCCGCCTGGACCTGGAGAAGAAGGTGGAGTCGCTGCTGGACGAGCTGGCCTTTGTGCGCCAGGTGCATGACGAGGAGGTAGCTGAGCTGCTGGCCACGCTGCAGGCGTCGTCGCAGGCCGCGGCCGAGGTGGACGTGGCTGTGGCTAAACCAGACCTGAGTTCGGCGCTGAGAGAGATCCGCGCTCAGTATGAGTCCCTGGCCGCCAAGAACCTGCAGTCAGCCGAGGAGTGGTACAAGTCTAAGTTTGCCAACCTGAACGAGCAGGCAGCGCGCAGCACCGAGGCCATCCGGGCCAGCCGCGAGGAGATTCACGAGTACCGGCGCCAGCTTCAGGCACGCACCATCGAGATCGAGGGGCTGCGTGGGGCCAACGAGTCCTTGGAGAGACAGATCCTGGAGCTGGAAGAGCGTCACAGTGCCGAGGTGGCTAGCTACCAG GATAACATTGGGCAGCTGGAGAATGATCTGAGGAACACCAAGAGTGAGATGGCACGCCACCTTCGGGAATACCAGGACCTGCTCAATGTCAAAATGGCTCTTGACATTGAGATAGCAGCTTACAG GAAACTGCTGGAAGGCGAAGAGACACGTTTTAGCACCAGTGGATTAAGCATTTCCGGGCTGAATCCACTTCCCAATCCAAGTTATCTGCTCCCACCTAGAATCCTCAGCTCTACCACCTCCAAAATCTCATCCACTGGGCTGTCTCttaagaaagaggaggaggaagaggaggcttcTAAGGTAGCCTCTAAGAAAACCTCCCAGATAGGGGaaagttttgaagaaatattGGAGGAAACAATAATATCTACTAAGAAAACCGAGAAATCAAATATAGAAGAAAGCACCATTTCAAGCCAAAAAATATAA